In Campylobacter sp. 2014D-0216, the following proteins share a genomic window:
- a CDS encoding epoxyqueuosine reductase QueH: MLVHICCSVDSHYFIQELSKAYPDEKIIGYFYDPNIHPYSEHELRFLDVKRSCDKLGIKLYKGEYEYEKWLESVKGYEDEPEKGARCQICFDFRMQKSVEFAQKIGEKRLTTTLLTSPKKDLEQLKLALQKECDKFGIEFLAPDFRKNGGTQRQFALAKQDMLYHQNYCGCIYALAKQKSQKAFIDELMSPINKQVLPSSIEEKIKLYNQVKNLEKKGIQFAIQREKFLNYRLLRALIKQNKQAIKAHVLFYSHFKNSYTKFSILEEGLKHYKSVKDEINLWSFDYLNSLCKMRFRDFEDFLQNPLKVEQEIKIRQKHFGAYDLSPLVIVEKINKGSYEFIAKSEIYFDSREKIVKL, encoded by the coding sequence ATGCTAGTTCATATTTGTTGTAGTGTTGATAGTCATTATTTTATACAAGAATTAAGCAAAGCTTATCCTGATGAGAAGATCATCGGATATTTTTATGATCCAAATATTCATCCTTATAGCGAGCATGAGCTTAGATTTTTAGATGTTAAGCGTAGTTGTGATAAATTAGGTATTAAGCTATATAAAGGCGAGTATGAATATGAAAAATGGCTTGAGAGTGTAAAAGGTTATGAAGATGAGCCTGAAAAAGGCGCTAGATGTCAAATTTGTTTTGATTTTAGAATGCAAAAAAGCGTTGAATTTGCTCAAAAAATAGGAGAAAAAAGGCTTACTACAACCCTTTTAACTTCTCCAAAAAAAGATTTGGAGCAATTAAAGCTAGCGCTACAAAAAGAATGTGATAAATTTGGCATAGAGTTTTTAGCTCCTGATTTTAGAAAAAATGGAGGCACGCAAAGACAATTTGCCTTAGCTAAGCAAGATATGCTTTATCATCAAAATTATTGTGGTTGTATTTATGCGCTTGCGAAGCAAAAAAGTCAAAAAGCTTTTATTGATGAGCTTATGAGTCCTATTAACAAACAAGTATTGCCCTCAAGTATAGAAGAAAAAATCAAATTATACAATCAAGTTAAAAATTTAGAAAAAAAAGGCATTCAGTTTGCAATCCAAAGAGAGAAATTTTTAAATTATCGTTTGTTAAGAGCTTTGATAAAACAAAACAAACAAGCTATAAAAGCCCATGTTTTATTTTATTCACACTTTAAAAATTCATATACTAAATTCAGTATTTTAGAAGAAGGATTGAAGCATTATAAAAGTGTAAAAGATGAGATTAATCTATGGAGTTTTGATTACCTAAATAGTTTGTGTAAAATGCGTTTTAGGGATTTTGAAGACTTTTTGCAAAACCCCTTAAAAGTGGAACAAGAAATTAAAATAAGACAAAAGCACTTTGGAGCTTATGATCTTTCTCCGCTTGTGATTGTGGAAAAAATCAACAAAGGGTCATATGAATTTATAGCTAAAAGTGAAATTTATTTTGACAGTAGAGAAAAGATAGTGAAGTTATAA
- the bcp gene encoding thioredoxin-dependent thiol peroxidase, with protein MKELQVGDKAPVFELLNQDGVKISLSDFLGKKVVLYFYPKDNTPGCTTQACEFSQHYEVFLEQNAVIIGVSPDSVKSHENFIKKYDLKHILLSDSEKEICKLYGAWGLKKNYGKEYEGLIRSTFVIDVDGNIAKIYKNVRAKDHAFKVLQELC; from the coding sequence ATGAAAGAGTTGCAAGTAGGAGATAAGGCACCGGTTTTTGAGCTTTTAAATCAAGATGGTGTGAAAATTTCATTAAGTGATTTTTTAGGAAAAAAGGTTGTTTTGTATTTTTATCCAAAAGATAACACCCCAGGTTGCACTACACAAGCTTGCGAGTTTAGTCAACATTATGAAGTTTTTTTGGAACAAAATGCTGTGATTATAGGTGTTAGTCCTGATAGTGTGAAGTCGCATGAAAATTTTATAAAAAAATATGATTTAAAGCATATTTTATTAAGCGATAGTGAAAAAGAAATCTGTAAACTTTATGGAGCGTGGGGTTTAAAGAAAAATTATGGCAAAGAATATGAAGGACTTATAAGATCTACTTTTGTGATCGATGTAGATGGAAATATTGCAAAAATATATAAAAACGTAAGAGCTAAAGATCATGCTTTTAAGGTGTTACAAGAATTATGCTAG
- a CDS encoding tautomerase family protein, producing MPIINIKLAKPDFSKEQKEELIADITELLHTKYNKPKQNIVIMLESIEPYDIAFGGESVEKLRSKGNK from the coding sequence ATGCCAATTATTAATATCAAGTTAGCTAAGCCAGATTTTAGTAAAGAGCAAAAGGAAGAATTAATAGCAGATATCACAGAGCTTTTGCATACAAAATACAATAAGCCAAAACAAAATATAGTGATTATGCTTGAAAGCATTGAGCCTTATGATATTGCTTTTGGAGGAGAAAGCGTAGAAAAATTAAGATCAAAAGGTAACAAATGA
- the ilvE gene encoding branched-chain-amino-acid transaminase — protein MIRAKKIWMDGKIIDFEDAKIHVLTHSLHYGNAVFEGTRAYKTQNGLAIFRLKEHTKRLLESAKITLINSPYSQEELENAQIELLKANNFQSNVYLRPLIFLGDGTMGVYHANAPVRVAIAAWEWGAYLGEEGLEKGIKVKISSFARNSVKSSLGKAKASANYLNSQMAKFEAIEAGYEEALMLDEEGFIAEGTGECFFMIKDGKLITPPNDFSLKSITQDTVLKIAHDLGISIVRQRISRDEVYVADEAFFTGTAAEITPINNIDARIIGNGKRGELTTKLQNAYFDVVYGRNEKYASMLTYI, from the coding sequence ATGATTAGGGCAAAAAAAATTTGGATGGATGGAAAAATCATTGATTTTGAAGATGCAAAAATTCATGTTTTAACACATTCATTACATTATGGAAACGCGGTTTTTGAAGGAACAAGAGCTTATAAAACGCAAAATGGATTGGCGATTTTTAGACTAAAAGAACATACCAAAAGACTTTTAGAATCCGCAAAAATCACTTTAATCAACTCTCCTTATTCGCAAGAAGAACTTGAAAATGCTCAAATTGAACTTTTAAAAGCAAATAACTTTCAAAGCAATGTATATTTGCGTCCTTTGATTTTTTTAGGAGATGGCACTATGGGAGTCTACCATGCCAATGCACCTGTTAGGGTGGCTATTGCTGCATGGGAATGGGGTGCATATTTGGGCGAGGAAGGTTTAGAAAAAGGTATTAAAGTAAAAATTTCATCTTTTGCAAGAAATAGTGTAAAATCTAGCCTAGGTAAAGCAAAAGCAAGCGCAAATTACTTAAATTCCCAAATGGCTAAATTTGAAGCTATTGAAGCAGGATATGAAGAAGCTTTAATGCTAGATGAGGAAGGTTTTATAGCAGAAGGAACAGGTGAGTGTTTCTTTATGATAAAAGATGGAAAACTAATCACTCCTCCAAATGATTTTTCTTTAAAAAGCATTACGCAAGATACGGTTTTAAAAATTGCGCATGATTTAGGTATAAGCATAGTGCGTCAAAGAATTTCAAGAGATGAAGTTTATGTTGCTGATGAAGCATTTTTTACAGGAACTGCAGCAGAAATCACTCCAATTAATAATATAGACGCAAGAATTATAGGAAATGGAAAAAGAGGTGAGCTAACAACAAAGCTCCAAAATGCGTATTTTGATGTAGTTTATGGACGCAATGAAAAATACGCTTCAATGCTAACTTACATTTAA
- a CDS encoding prohibitin family protein, with amino-acid sequence MPADLNDYFNKKNNQNNNKQNLNFKAPEFNFKGFGKFSPLIYSAIAIILIFALFKPFAIVNSGEMGIKSTTGKYSPTPLEPGLHFFMPVLQKITIVDTRVRQINYASIEGVNENLHIGSGVVNKNSISVLDSRGLPVSIDVTVQYRLNPLQVPQTIATWGLNWENKIIDPVVRDVVRNVVGQYTAEELPTNRNTIAVQIDQGIRKTIESQPNEPAELQAVQLREIILPIKVKEQIERVQIAKQEAERTKYEVERANQEALKKAALAEGEANATIISAKGRASAVKIEADAQAYSNREIAKSLNAPLLSLKQIETQKQFNEALKVNQDAKIFLTPGGAVPNIWVDSKDSKKTSSMAN; translated from the coding sequence ATGCCAGCTGATTTGAATGATTATTTTAACAAAAAAAACAATCAAAACAATAATAAGCAAAACTTGAATTTCAAAGCACCTGAATTTAACTTCAAAGGCTTTGGAAAATTTTCTCCACTTATTTATAGTGCAATTGCTATAATTTTAATTTTTGCGCTTTTTAAACCTTTTGCCATTGTTAATTCAGGTGAAATGGGGATCAAATCTACCACCGGTAAATACAGCCCTACTCCTTTAGAACCAGGACTTCACTTTTTTATGCCTGTATTGCAAAAAATTACCATCGTAGACACTAGAGTTCGACAAATCAATTACGCTTCAATTGAAGGTGTAAACGAAAATTTACATATAGGCTCAGGTGTGGTTAATAAAAACAGTATTTCTGTGCTTGATTCAAGAGGTTTACCTGTATCTATTGATGTAACTGTACAATATAGACTAAACCCTTTACAAGTGCCTCAAACTATTGCAACTTGGGGATTAAACTGGGAAAATAAAATCATCGATCCAGTAGTTAGGGATGTAGTAAGAAATGTTGTAGGACAATACACCGCTGAAGAACTACCAACTAATCGTAACACCATAGCAGTACAAATTGATCAAGGTATTAGAAAAACCATAGAAAGTCAACCAAACGAACCAGCAGAACTCCAAGCAGTACAACTTAGAGAGATTATTTTACCTATCAAAGTAAAAGAACAAATTGAAAGAGTTCAAATTGCCAAACAAGAGGCTGAAAGAACCAAATATGAAGTTGAAAGAGCCAACCAAGAAGCACTCAAAAAAGCCGCTTTAGCCGAAGGGGAAGCAAATGCTACTATTATTAGCGCTAAAGGTAGAGCAAGTGCTGTAAAAATAGAAGCCGATGCACAAGCATATTCTAATAGAGAAATCGCAAAAAGCTTAAATGCTCCTTTGCTTAGCTTAAAACAAATCGAAACTCAAAAACAATTCAACGAAGCACTTAAAGTTAACCAAGATGCTAAAATCTTCTTAACACCTGGTGGAGCAGTGCCAAATATTTGGGTTGATAGCAAAGATAGCAAAAAAACAAGCTCAATGGCAAACTAA
- a CDS encoding DUF2393 family protein translates to MNVQHIREQMIFYTTHLHLIDFLLMVLVIFFFIITLFIALIIRNKPAFAFTVIFLGFLCSSAIAYLGYFLIDTKVRSRITHLDNAQFFVYDNSLSVDYSLTNTSKNNFNYCKLKVEVFKKIDDNHSNSIEKIIHTIKPLRSKSSIIEKTIKPEQTINLKTKFSDFNEGQDFDIQLHSKCF, encoded by the coding sequence ATGAACGTTCAACACATTCGAGAGCAAATGATTTTCTATACCACTCATTTGCACTTGATTGATTTTTTACTAATGGTTTTAGTTATATTTTTTTTCATTATCACTCTATTTATTGCTTTAATCATTAGAAATAAACCTGCTTTTGCTTTTACGGTAATTTTTTTAGGTTTTTTGTGCTCTAGCGCTATTGCATATTTAGGATATTTTTTAATCGACACCAAAGTAAGATCTAGAATCACTCATTTAGACAATGCACAATTTTTTGTGTATGATAATTCTTTAAGTGTAGATTATAGTTTAACCAACACTTCTAAAAATAATTTTAATTATTGTAAGTTAAAAGTAGAGGTATTTAAAAAAATTGATGATAATCATTCAAATTCTATAGAAAAAATTATACACACCATCAAACCACTAAGAAGTAAATCTAGCATCATAGAAAAAACAATAAAACCAGAACAAACTATTAACTTAAAAACTAAATTTTCCGATTTTAATGAAGGTCAAGATTTTGACATTCAACTTCATTCAAAGTGCTTTTAA
- a CDS encoding DUF2393 family protein: MGYFTIFHILVIFMMLASTALVWILLYIKVQNKKHMIIFCVISFVLALILTISLSLTIDQYTKKASLSNFSTYRRLASESIIVKGRVTNDTNFKISECFLELRIIDDYRKKEVGGEIFNQQNFDSIKKANQEQRDVSYNINIVKYLPGNTYKDFSFEVALPPQFQSYKVFKQLKCR; encoded by the coding sequence ATGGGATATTTTACTATTTTTCATATTCTGGTTATTTTCATGATGTTAGCTTCCACTGCTTTAGTTTGGATCTTACTTTACATTAAAGTGCAAAACAAAAAACATATGATTATTTTTTGTGTAATTAGTTTTGTTTTGGCTTTGATTTTAACAATTTCTTTATCATTAACTATAGACCAATACACCAAAAAAGCGAGCTTAAGCAACTTTTCAACCTATAGACGCTTAGCATCTGAAAGTATTATTGTCAAAGGTAGGGTAACCAACGACACCAACTTTAAAATTTCAGAATGCTTTTTAGAGCTTAGAATTATTGATGATTATAGAAAAAAAGAGGTTGGCGGAGAAATTTTTAATCAGCAAAATTTTGACAGTATCAAAAAAGCCAACCAAGAACAAAGAGATGTATCTTACAATATAAACATTGTTAAGTATCTTCCAGGCAATACATACAAAGACTTTTCATTTGAAGTGGCATTGCCACCCCAATTTCAAAGCTATAAAGTATTTAAACAGCTAAAATGTCGATAA
- the purF gene encoding amidophosphoribosyltransferase, whose translation MCAVVGVINSKNASTVAYYALFAMQHRGQEASGISVSDGLNIQTHKAKGEVGQIFNTQILAELKGSIAIGHNRYSTAGNSSLHDAQPVAATCSLGDISLVHNGNLINKEAVRKELIDNGAIFHSNMDTENVVHLIAKSKKETLKDRFIESLAQSKGAYCFMLASKNQLFVVRDPYGVRPLSLGRLKDGGYIVASETCAFDLIEAEFIRDVKPGEMLIFTQGSDEIESIQVFDQVDPRICAFEYIYFARPDSIIEGKSVYEVRKKMGEALAKKFKEKVDFVVPVPDSGVSAAIGFAQYLKIPLEMAIVRNHYVGRTFIEPTQEMRNLKVKLKLNPMKKVLEGKDIVVIDDSVVRGTTSKKIIALLRQAGARKIHLAIACPEIKFPDIYGIDTPTFEELISANKNVEEVREYTGADSLTFLDINELVSSIGNERKYSLISFDGDYFIQ comes from the coding sequence ATGTGTGCAGTAGTTGGAGTAATTAATTCAAAAAACGCAAGTACGGTGGCTTACTATGCTTTATTTGCGATGCAACATCGTGGGCAAGAGGCAAGCGGGATTAGTGTAAGTGATGGTTTAAATATTCAAACACATAAAGCTAAAGGCGAGGTTGGGCAAATTTTTAACACGCAAATTTTAGCAGAGCTCAAAGGTAGCATTGCTATTGGGCATAATCGTTATTCTACGGCTGGAAATTCTTCTTTGCATGATGCACAACCTGTTGCTGCTACTTGTTCTTTGGGTGATATTTCTTTGGTGCATAATGGAAATTTAATCAATAAAGAAGCGGTAAGAAAAGAGCTTATTGATAATGGTGCGATTTTTCATTCTAATATGGATACAGAAAATGTAGTACATTTGATCGCCAAAAGTAAAAAAGAAACTCTAAAAGATAGATTTATAGAAAGTTTAGCGCAAAGCAAAGGTGCATATTGCTTTATGTTGGCTAGTAAAAATCAACTTTTTGTAGTAAGAGATCCTTATGGGGTTAGACCTTTGTCTTTAGGTAGATTAAAAGATGGAGGGTATATCGTAGCAAGTGAAACATGTGCTTTTGATTTAATAGAAGCTGAATTTATTCGTGATGTAAAACCAGGCGAAATGTTGATTTTTACTCAAGGTAGTGATGAGATTGAAAGCATTCAGGTTTTTGATCAAGTTGATCCGAGAATTTGTGCGTTTGAGTATATTTATTTTGCTAGACCTGATAGTATTATAGAAGGTAAAAGCGTATATGAAGTACGTAAAAAAATGGGTGAAGCCTTGGCTAAAAAGTTTAAAGAGAAAGTGGATTTTGTAGTGCCTGTACCAGATAGTGGCGTGAGTGCTGCGATAGGATTTGCACAGTATTTAAAGATCCCGCTTGAAATGGCGATAGTTAGAAATCACTATGTAGGAAGAACCTTTATAGAGCCAACTCAAGAAATGAGAAATTTAAAAGTTAAATTAAAACTCAATCCTATGAAAAAAGTTTTAGAAGGTAAAGATATAGTAGTGATTGATGATAGTGTTGTAAGAGGTACAACTTCTAAAAAAATTATTGCTCTTTTAAGGCAGGCAGGGGCAAGAAAAATTCATCTAGCCATAGCATGTCCAGAAATCAAATTTCCTGATATTTATGGTATTGACACTCCAACATTTGAAGAGTTAATCTCTGCTAATAAAAATGTTGAAGAAGTTAGAGAGTATACAGGTGCAGATAGTTTAACTTTCTTAGATATCAATGAGTTGGTTTCAAGTATAGGTAATGAAAGAAAGTATTCATTGATTAGTTTTGATGGGGATTATTTTATTCAATAA
- the dapB gene encoding 4-hydroxy-tetrahydrodipicolinate reductase, translating to MINIGIHGSSGRMGTQIRFCLEGDEFAKSSALFDQGSSYEDFFAKCDVIIDFSTPKGCEDLLLYARSNPKPLVIGTTGLDAKQNELMQSASITMPILYATNMSLGVAILKKLSYLASEALRDFDIEILEMHHNKKKDAPSGTAMTLAQSVAKARNLDLEKVRVSGRDGIIGQRSKDEIAVMSLRGGDIVGSHRVGFYNEGEFIELNHTATSRATFAKGAIKCAKWLVSQENGLYDIDDCLGI from the coding sequence ATGATAAATATCGGAATTCATGGAAGTAGTGGGCGTATGGGTACACAAATAAGGTTTTGTTTAGAAGGCGATGAGTTTGCAAAGTCAAGTGCCTTGTTTGATCAAGGCTCAAGTTATGAGGATTTTTTCGCAAAATGTGATGTGATAATTGACTTTTCTACCCCAAAAGGTTGTGAGGATTTGCTTTTATATGCAAGAAGCAATCCCAAGCCTTTGGTAATAGGCACAACAGGATTAGATGCTAAACAAAATGAATTGATGCAAAGTGCGAGCATTACCATGCCTATTCTTTATGCTACCAACATGTCTTTAGGTGTTGCAATTTTAAAAAAACTTTCTTATTTGGCAAGCGAAGCCTTAAGGGATTTTGATATAGAAATACTAGAAATGCATCATAATAAGAAAAAAGACGCTCCTAGTGGTACTGCTATGACTTTAGCACAAAGTGTTGCAAAGGCTAGAAATTTAGACTTAGAAAAGGTCAGAGTGAGTGGGAGAGATGGAATCATCGGACAAAGAAGTAAAGATGAGATAGCAGTAATGAGTTTAAGAGGTGGTGATATAGTTGGCTCGCATAGGGTTGGTTTTTATAATGAAGGCGAATTTATAGAATTAAATCATACCGCAACATCACGAGCTACTTTCGCAAAAGGTGCAATAAAATGTGCAAAATGGCTAGTTTCTCAAGAAAATGGCTTGTATGATATAGATGATTGTTTAGGAATTTAA
- a CDS encoding PepSY-like domain-containing protein has product MQNQPNAQYYQEPMQQAYPYAQNYYGLSKPIMDKIQSSFPGAFIVDVDWEDFGYEIKLSNNMEMFFDRNGNFLGQKWDD; this is encoded by the coding sequence ATGCAAAATCAACCTAACGCGCAATATTATCAAGAGCCTATGCAACAAGCATATCCTTATGCGCAAAATTATTATGGTCTATCTAAACCTATCATGGATAAAATTCAAAGTTCTTTTCCAGGTGCGTTTATCGTTGATGTAGATTGGGAAGATTTTGGATATGAAATCAAACTTAGTAATAATATGGAAATGTTTTTTGATAGGAATGGAAATTTTCTAGGTCAAAAATGGGATGATTAA
- the trxB gene encoding thioredoxin-disulfide reductase produces MLDLAIIGGGPAGLSAGLYATRGGLKNVVMFEKGMPGGQITSSSEIENYPGVAQVLDGISFMAPWNEQCMRFGLKHEMVGVEQVSRNDDGSFTIKLEGGKSEQAKAVIVCTGSTPRRAGFKGEDEFFGKGVSTCATCDGFFYKNKEVAVLGGGDTALEEALYLANICSKVYLIHRRDEFRAAPSTVEKVKNNDKIELITNAVVDEVCGDNMGVNKIKIGMKDGSKRELDVPGIFTFVGLNVRNEILKQDNGEFLCTMEEGGQVNVDLKMQTNIAGLFAAGDLRKDAPKQVICAAGDGAVAALSALAYIESLH; encoded by the coding sequence ATGTTAGACTTAGCTATTATAGGTGGTGGTCCTGCGGGCTTAAGTGCTGGTTTGTACGCTACTAGAGGTGGATTAAAAAACGTTGTTATGTTTGAAAAAGGTATGCCCGGGGGGCAAATTACTTCTAGCTCTGAAATCGAAAATTATCCCGGTGTTGCACAGGTTTTAGATGGAATTTCTTTTATGGCTCCATGGAATGAACAATGTATGCGTTTTGGCTTGAAACATGAAATGGTGGGAGTTGAGCAAGTTAGTAGAAATGATGATGGCAGTTTTACTATAAAGTTAGAAGGTGGAAAAAGCGAGCAGGCAAAAGCTGTGATTGTGTGTACAGGTTCTACACCGCGTCGTGCGGGTTTTAAAGGCGAAGATGAATTTTTTGGAAAAGGTGTAAGTACTTGTGCAACATGCGATGGCTTTTTTTATAAAAATAAAGAAGTTGCTGTTTTAGGTGGTGGAGATACTGCTTTAGAAGAGGCGTTGTATTTAGCAAATATATGCTCAAAAGTGTATTTAATACACAGAAGAGATGAATTTAGAGCTGCTCCTTCTACCGTGGAAAAAGTTAAAAACAACGATAAGATCGAATTAATCACTAATGCAGTAGTAGATGAAGTTTGTGGTGATAATATGGGTGTTAATAAGATCAAAATAGGAATGAAAGATGGCAGCAAAAGAGAACTTGATGTGCCTGGAATTTTCACCTTTGTGGGTTTAAATGTAAGAAATGAAATTTTAAAGCAAGATAATGGTGAATTTTTATGTACAATGGAAGAAGGTGGACAAGTAAATGTGGATCTTAAAATGCAAACTAATATTGCAGGATTGTTCGCAGCAGGAGATTTGAGAAAAGATGCTCCTAAGCAAGTAATATGCGCCGCAGGTGATGGTGCAGTTGCAGCACTCAGTGCTTTAGCTTATATTGAAAGTTTACATTAG
- the trxA gene encoding thioredoxin, which yields MGKYIDLTAENFAQAKEGVALVDFWAPWCGPCRMLAPVIDELANDFDGKAKICKVNTDEQGDLAAQFGVRSIPTIIFFKDGEVVDQLVGAQSKQALADKLNSLL from the coding sequence ATGGGAAAATATATTGATTTAACAGCAGAAAATTTTGCACAAGCAAAAGAAGGTGTTGCGTTAGTAGACTTTTGGGCTCCATGGTGTGGACCTTGTAGAATGCTAGCTCCAGTTATTGATGAACTTGCAAATGATTTTGATGGTAAAGCTAAAATTTGTAAAGTTAATACAGATGAGCAAGGTGATTTGGCTGCTCAATTTGGTGTAAGATCTATCCCGACTATTATTTTCTTTAAAGATGGCGAAGTGGTAGATCAGCTAGTGGGCGCTCAATCAAAACAAGCATTAGCAGATAAACTAAACTCACTTTTATAA
- a CDS encoding YraN family protein — MALLHYLFGKKGEDLACEYLKKHGFEILQRNFHSKFGEVDIIAKKDEILHFIEVKSTQGNYEVAYRLDVKKYHKLVKTIQYYFMKHKGEENFQLDLLCVYKDDIKLLENISY, encoded by the coding sequence ATGGCTTTATTGCACTATCTTTTTGGGAAAAAAGGTGAAGATTTAGCTTGTGAATATTTAAAAAAACATGGTTTTGAAATTCTTCAAAGAAATTTTCATTCTAAATTTGGAGAAGTTGATATCATTGCTAAAAAAGATGAAATTTTACATTTTATCGAAGTAAAAAGCACACAAGGTAATTATGAAGTGGCATATCGACTAGATGTGAAAAAATATCATAAACTTGTAAAAACAATACAATATTACTTTATGAAACACAAAGGAGAAGAAAATTTTCAATTAGATTTACTTTGTGTATACAAAGATGATATAAAACTACTAGAGAACATTAGCTATTAA
- a CDS encoding homoserine dehydrogenase, translated as MKIAILGYGTVGSAVVETLLKNQELIKARCDEKIIPVVALARSAKPNALIPVVNDIDEILNRDDIDVFVELMGGIELPFELISKILQRKKAVVTANKALLAYHRYELEKLAQNTAFGYEASVAGGIPIIKILKEGLSANNIVSIQGILNGTSNYILSKMAENDAQFDEVLKKAQELGYAEADPTFDIEGFDAAHKLLILANIAYGLRVKPEDILIEGISKVGDEDIYFAKEFEYTIKHLGIAKIKEGKIELRAHPAMLSKDRMLAKVDGVMNAISVYGDILGESLYYGPGAGGKATASAVIADLIDIARKEKNSAIFGYLNDTSYELLEKDSIYTRYYLRLKVLDKIGVLSKITQLMSEHQISIDTFLQKPKKERQDYSTLFFITHQTYEKNIQVLIQKLQEQEFVQGDVFMMRIED; from the coding sequence ATGAAAATCGCAATTTTAGGCTATGGGACAGTTGGAAGTGCTGTTGTTGAAACATTATTAAAAAATCAAGAATTAATCAAAGCAAGATGTGATGAGAAAATTATTCCGGTGGTCGCTTTAGCAAGAAGTGCAAAACCAAATGCCTTAATTCCTGTGGTAAATGATATTGATGAAATTTTAAATCGTGATGATATTGATGTTTTTGTAGAATTAATGGGTGGTATAGAGCTACCTTTTGAATTAATTTCAAAGATTTTACAGAGAAAAAAAGCGGTTGTGACTGCCAATAAAGCTTTGCTTGCTTATCATCGCTATGAGCTTGAGAAATTAGCACAAAACACAGCTTTTGGTTATGAAGCTAGTGTGGCAGGCGGAATTCCTATCATTAAAATTTTAAAAGAGGGTTTAAGCGCTAATAATATCGTTTCAATTCAGGGTATTTTAAATGGGACTAGCAATTACATTTTAAGTAAAATGGCTGAAAATGATGCCCAATTTGATGAGGTTTTGAAAAAAGCTCAAGAATTAGGATATGCTGAAGCGGATCCAACTTTTGATATCGAAGGTTTTGATGCAGCGCATAAACTTTTGATTTTGGCTAATATCGCTTATGGCTTAAGAGTAAAACCTGAAGATATTTTGATCGAAGGTATTAGCAAGGTTGGTGATGAGGATATTTATTTTGCAAAAGAATTTGAATATACCATAAAACATTTGGGTATTGCTAAAATTAAAGAGGGAAAAATAGAGCTAAGAGCTCATCCTGCTATGTTAAGCAAAGATAGAATGTTAGCTAAAGTTGATGGTGTGATGAATGCTATTAGCGTTTATGGGGATATTTTAGGTGAAAGTTTGTATTATGGCCCAGGTGCTGGTGGCAAAGCAACTGCAAGTGCGGTTATAGCAGATTTAATTGACATTGCAAGAAAAGAAAAAAATAGTGCCATTTTTGGATATTTAAACGATACTTCTTATGAACTTTTAGAAAAAGATTCAATTTATACAAGATATTATTTAAGATTAAAAGTGTTGGATAAAATAGGGGTTTTGTCAAAAATCACACAATTAATGAGTGAGCATCAAATTTCCATCGATACTTTTTTGCAAAAACCAAAAAAAGAAAGACAAGATTACAGCACTTTGTTTTTCATCACTCATCAAACTTATGAGAAAAATATACAAGTACTTATTCAAAAATTGCAAGAGCAAGAATTTGTCCAAGGCGATGTTTTTATGATGAGAATTGAAGATTAG